In Micropterus dolomieu isolate WLL.071019.BEF.003 ecotype Adirondacks linkage group LG01, ASM2129224v1, whole genome shotgun sequence, the sequence attaattattaattttttggAAAAGAGATATGTAGCTAGAAGTGTCTTAAGAGTCAACTGTGACGCAAATATAAAATTTTTGATATCTAGATCTTCCTAACACCAGCTATAAGATGAtacctgacctctgaccttgtAACAGAGGTAATGTGAGAAGAGGGTTTCCCTGTAAGAATTAATAAATGATCATGTTATTCTAGACTGGCACACATTCAGGAGCTACATTGTAAGAAAGTAAATAGACTTGTTTAACATTGTGCCATTAAACAGTAGACAGTCCATAAAGTCTACAACTAGACGGCTTTCTTGTAGAGTTAGGTgacaagattgataccacttttaTGTTtgtacattaaatatgaagcttcaGCCAGAaaccagttagcttagctagTTAGCAGAGAAACAGCAAGTCTGGCAGTCTTTGTTGCTAAGAATGTCTGCCTACcggcacctctaaagctcactaaaaTGAATACATGGATTATGTTACCTTCAGACAGaactaggctagctgtttctagtctttatgctaggctAAGATAACCATCTGCTGGCTTTAGCCTCATAATTACCATACAGACCTGACAGTGGTatttatcttctcatctaactctagTCAAGAAAGCTAACAAGCTTCCTTTTCCGGTCTTTTAGGAAAGTTGACTTGGATCACTGCCTGGTTCGACAGTCCAAGGAGAGCGGACGGACCGTTCTCTGTGTCGTGGTAGAGAGCATCCGCACCACACGTCAATGTTCTCTGACTGTCCACGCTGGAATGAGAGGGACTACCATGAGGGTAAAAACACCCAAACACAATGTTCATTTGGATCACTTTGTAAGACATGGAAACCCCAAGCAACTGAATACAACTTCAGTAAAAATCAAACTGGAGACACCAACTGACCACAAACTGTTCCCAATTTACCGGTTTAAAGTCAGGTACCAATGTCAAATACGTAATACTAATATTCAtccattattttaaaatgtcacaaaattcaGTAGCTTACACAAAAGGTTCCTTAGAGTTTCTTCAAACtcaaacatttttatatcaATTGTAATACTCATTTTTTACACATAAGactattaaaaataacaaaagataTTAGCATAGTCTtgctttaaaatcaaaatagttaaatatCTTACATCCCCTCCTCGAAATATATATCACATCTACATTTTCATATGGAGTGCCTCGCCAAAATATGTCTCATAATGCAAACTTTTTTCCTAGCTGGACCCCCTATTTTTCTAACCTGTTCCAACTTGTCTGTTCTGTTATCTTGTAAACAAATGGCTGATGAGCAGGTGTATCACTTAATTTTCTGTTACGCTGCAGTTTCAGATTGACGACGGCAGAAATCCCAAAGGACGAGACAAGGCCATCATCATCCCTGCTCACACCACCATTGCCTTCAGCATCTGCGAGCTGTTTGTTCGACTGGACGGGCGCCTAGGTAGGAAGGCTAAAGATAATTTCCCAGCctttccaaacaaacacagatcTATGCCATTTGTCTGTATATAAATAATCTTGAAGCGCTAACTTGGATTGGAAGGTGGTCTGACTAAACATCCAATATAGGGTGAGCAGATGTCCCCATTTGCCGAAACCTGCTCACCTTAATACAATAAGAATCTGTGGACCTTTTTTATTTGGTCCCTATTGTATTCTGCATtcaattttctaaaaacaacTCATCCAAAGCAGGCCGGTTAGCTCAGGTGGTTTGCGTGCGATGTTAATAATGCCAAGATCATGGGTTCCAAGCCGTGGTAGCTGCCCATATACACAGTGAGTGCATTCCACTTTAAACAACATCCACTCCACTTCCGCCAAGTTGGGAGCAGTTCACACGCGACTGAACATCCAAAACTGGTCCATTTTGTGTGAGTTCTGGAGGACAATTTGTTCAAGATACACAAATGCAAGTGGCTCACATGGTCTGAGTGAAGTGCTCCGCTGAATGTGAAGGTGGTCACGCCTGACTTAACTTCCAATAAGAATCCTCTGACCTTTTTTATTCAATCCATGTTGTATTGTGCATtcaattttctaaaaacaattCATCCAAAGATGGGCCGGTTAGCTCAGATGGTTAGAGCGTGTCACACATAACTGAATATCCAAAACTGGTCCATTTCGTATGACCTCTGGAGATTCACAAAAGCAGGCAGCTCATATGGTTCGTGTGTCGtgctaaaaccttccgcacatacaacaaccataaaccctggttcacagcaaaactcaggcagctttgtcagaccaaataggaggccttcagaagtgggaacagagtcctgtataaccaggtcaggaacactctgactaaagaggtcaaagtaGCAAAGAGATGCTTCGCTGAAAAGCTAGGAAACAGCTTCATACTCAGTGAGGAAAGTCCTGCGGACACtcactaactacaggagaccatcccccaactctgctggtactcaacgactggctgaCGAGCTGAATGCTTTCTATTGTAGATTTGAGAAGCcaaacagtcacacctctcccctgCTCCAataccatcttcaaacagtcaccctCCCCGACTGCCATGCTCTCACCCCCCCTCTCCGAcccctcacctgctgcatcacGATCTGTGAGGGGGATGTGCGccagctcttccagaggcagaagatcaggaaggctcttGGCCCCCCGacagtgtgtctccatcctggtTGAAAATCTGCGCttaccagctggcccccatcttcacacagatcttcaacagatcagtGGAGCTGattgaagttccctcctgcttcagaCTCTCCACAAttatcccggtccccaaaaaactcTCCATCTCTGGAgagcctgtcgccctgacatctgtaatcatgaagtcctttgaaagactggtgttagcccacctgaaggacattacagccCCCTTGTTGgatcccctgcagtttgcctacagggctaacaggtcagtagATGAaacagtcaacttgggactgcattacatcctgcaacacctcgtctctccagggacatatgcaaggatcttgttcgtggacttcagctcggcgttcaacaccatcatcccggatatcctcagcaccaaactcacccagctcactgtgccagcctcaacttcctgactgacaggagtcagcaggtgagggaGCATcccatccagcacccggactattagcgctggcgccccccaggagtgtgtgctctcccccctgCTATTCttcctctacaccaacgactgcacctcagcaGACAGATCCGTCAAACTcgtgaagttcgctgacgacacaaccgtattggcctcatccgggacggtgataagtcggcctacagacgggagattgatcagctggctctctggtgtggCCAGAACCACCTGGAGCTTCATACGCTCAACATTGTGGAGAtaaccgtggacttcaggaggagcccccccactctgccccccatcaccattctaaacagccctgtgtctgctgtggaatccttcaggtttctgggatccactatatcccaggacctaaagtggaagcacaacactgacaccatcatcaagaaggcccagcagaggatgtacttcctgcgtcagctcaggaagctcaacctgcctaaggagctgctgatccacttctacacaacCATCATCCAGTCCATCCTcagcacgtccatcactgtctggtttggatctaacaaaaaaaaggacaagaacagactacaacggacagtaggactgcagaaaagatcatcggtaccaacctgccctccattcaggacttatacttTTTGAGAGTCGGGAAATGGGCAGGaaactgcagatccatctcaccccggacacaacctgttccagcttctcccctctgttaggcgctacagagcactgtctgccaaaaccaacagacacagaagcagtttcttcccacaagccatcactctgatgaacagctgattctGACTCACAATGTCAGGAAccattcctgtgcaataattcctgtttactggctaccacttaccttttatttatttattcatcattctccaTTTCaaagctgttcatactgttcatattgtcatattgtatatactgtataccaaatctaCCTACCTCATGTAGgctacataacacctgcacataatacttatttattccagtattctttgcactcatcacactgtgtacatgtatgcttgtatgtgtatgtgcacctgtgtatcacatccacctccgacatgtacataataataatattaatggtaataataattttctcctgcatcctttgcactctgctcattgcactattacactattgtctcaatctgtctgtctgtttttctttatagtgtgtatatatgtgttctctgtactgtagcctgtgtttgattttattataaaatctttgttgggagttgcacatgcgcagttcccaggtaaggactacttgccaatcagaagcagagaagggcgggtcgtaagaaacaagctaGTGTGATCcgaatcaaagccgcttcagactgcgaccgtaacctagcagatggtataagtccacaaccacacaacatcattgttccacatcttaccataaaccactacaaaaatcaccatatttcaactcaattttacataaaaattggccaaataatttgaatgtttgctcagtagctttcacatcgggcgtaacattagcattatagttataactttagctgtgttagccaacgtttacaacaactctgcacttgaacagtctgtgaagttacattgccgtgtttattttaaatataattcacaaccaataaagcatacttacagattgtgattgtgaatttccaggcccaaacagagtcagagttgcatcgtcttaggactaaacgttgaactgttgctggtgttctgacgatctatgctgccttgccgaaaaatactaccatagcgcaaatccatagactcgactctacttggccctgctccgttttccattgcagatagtacccagagatagtacgtagcttgtcgtcataacgacgccacacacaactgccgcgacgtaatgttcaatacgacacacacaccagcgatccacacagctttctcttttttaagttaaaatgtttcaacattcctcagaatgtaaagacagataagtggtatgaaaaccttccagctgtgttttcctctgccgttgttgcgcCTGGCTGCAGCGGTtagtgtgacggcgggagcagagggctctgtgagcgggcagcCTCGCCAGCCCCTCCCGCTGGTTCGCACAGGCATCCCcctaaaactgtcaatattcaaaatctacacagctgatttcttacctcaaaacatctcagaagtggatttagtgattaaattacatatgaaaactgtaaaatatgaaactttctgttgctggactctgtctggtgcacgcaatgatgatgcagtgaatagtgaatattctctctgaccaatcagcatttctacaatggaaaaccaaacaaaggcgagtcgagccaagtcaagtgcagtggaaaaggggcttaactaaaatcaaagggcctccactcagactagcttggtttgagggcgtgcctgaccccgctagccgcttggcaagctttatgacgcgttttcattgtgacgtcacaagtaaaggaagggaaacgactggactacaaacaagctgttttcaagcagttcagagcagtgctttctgtgggagatgggaactctcttcgggctggactttgggcttttttactttgcaaacctactacatgcacaaaaaaaagatataactcaataaaggagaggggaaaagccaaaaagcaaaataccacctctttaaatgtcttttggTTTAGACTGTTGTACAgacaaaaaatgacaaattatagAGTTTACACAAAAGTTGTTTTCTGAACTGATGTTTGCTTCCTGTGTGTCAGATATATGTGTAGCCCCAGAGTCGCAAGGGGGATTTGAGCGGGAGCAGATCAGGGAACAGCTTGGTGGTTTCATCGGTCACTTCTCCATGGGTCGATTGCGCCGGTTCCTGTCTGGCATTGTCTATGGAAACCCCTTCAGAGCAGGTACAGTAATGACCACTGCTACATAATAAATACACCATTACTTTTATTGCTCTTTTTCCATTTTGCTTTATCCAACTACTGTGTAGATAACAGAACGTTTGAGGAGCTCACCCACTCTGACACCTACATGGACGACATGGTTACCGACTACTATGAGAAAGCCGCCAGCATGACGGACGTGTCCACTGCTTACCTGAGAGACAGCACCCACACACGGGTCAACCTcctcaaacacaacatcccCAAGGGGCCCTGTGCCCTCTGCGGCATGGGTAACCAGAAGCGGGAAACTGTTTACGGCTGTCTGGAGTGCTCGTCTGC encodes:
- the pjvk gene encoding pejvakin, coding for MFAAATKNFVKQVGDTGRLIPVPGLSEADRYQPLSLVTRKRKKHFWKKNKYASTPFSLKDILVGEKEITAGVSSYQLLNYEDKSDVALNGRLGNHLINDVGFNISGSDSVAVKASFGIVTKHELEVPTLLRELNSRKVDLDHCLVRQSKESGRTVLCVVVESIRTTRQCSLTVHAGMRGTTMRFQIDDGRNPKGRDKAIIIPAHTTIAFSICELFVRLDGRLDICVAPESQGGFEREQIREQLGGFIGHFSMGRLRRFLSGIVYGNPFRADNRTFEELTHSDTYMDDMVTDYYEKAASMTDVSTAYLRDSTHTRVNLLKHNIPKGPCALCGMGNQKRETVYGCLECSSAGLKYVRLHVVPCFDLWHKTMR